Proteins from a genomic interval of Algiphilus sp.:
- a CDS encoding alpha/beta hydrolase: MSRELPPLFCAESGDGEPVLLIHGLGASHRDWRDVMPALAPHYRVLAPDLRGHGSSPRQRPYNPERFAADMRALLDARGVDRVDVVGHSMGGAVALCLALCAPERVRRLVIANSVPSFRPRRPAEIAEIAFRIGMMGVLGPKRLGRIMARRMFPDPGQEAQRALLEERAERNRRGVYLESLIALSRWSVRERLDAVTMPALVIASGHDYFPVDDSERFAAELPDGRLHIFPDARHGLPLEHGEAMAEIIAAFLRE; this comes from the coding sequence ATGAGCCGGGAGCTGCCGCCCCTCTTCTGCGCCGAGTCCGGCGACGGCGAACCGGTACTGCTCATTCACGGACTGGGCGCGAGTCATCGGGACTGGCGCGATGTCATGCCGGCGCTCGCCCCGCATTACCGCGTCCTGGCGCCCGACCTGCGCGGGCACGGCAGCAGCCCGCGGCAGCGCCCCTACAATCCGGAGCGCTTCGCCGCCGACATGCGTGCGCTGCTCGACGCGCGCGGCGTCGATCGGGTCGACGTGGTGGGGCACAGCATGGGCGGCGCCGTGGCGTTGTGCCTGGCGCTGTGCGCGCCGGAGCGCGTGCGGCGTCTCGTCATCGCCAACAGCGTGCCGAGCTTCCGCCCGCGCCGTCCGGCGGAGATCGCCGAGATCGCCTTCCGCATCGGCATGATGGGGGTGCTCGGTCCGAAGCGGCTGGGCCGGATCATGGCGCGCCGCATGTTCCCGGACCCCGGGCAGGAAGCGCAGCGTGCGCTTCTCGAGGAACGCGCCGAACGCAATCGGCGCGGCGTCTATCTGGAGAGCCTGATTGCGCTGAGCCGGTGGTCGGTGCGCGAGCGGCTCGATGCCGTCACCATGCCCGCCCTGGTGATCGCGTCGGGGCACGACTATTTCCCGGTCGATGACAGCGAGCGCTTCGCCGCCGAACTGCCGGACGGGCGCCTGCACATCTTCCCCGACGCCCGCCACGGCCTGCCGCTGGAGCACGGCGAGGCGATGGCGGAGATCATCGCGGCATTCCTCCGGGAGTAG
- the sppA gene encoding signal peptide peptidase SppA — protein sequence MSAESSQKGPLRRFAARISAIFLFIYRTLFLISIMLGMVLAWLIWSGGPSVQVEDNVGLVIAPTGALVEKVEADPFQQALSQWAGEPPAQTAISDVVDAFDRAREDDRIPFVVLKLDELGSAGIAAIDEIARAARRFRDAGKKVYVWADSLTQPQYGLAAQADEIALDPFGAVWIEGYSVYPNYFADLFGKIGVDIEVFRVGEFKSAVEPFIRNDMSDAARRANAAWLEVLWNGYLQRASHVREDVASAVPELLSALPERIEAADGDIAAMVQDAGIVDRLETLGAFRSRMGETVGMDEDGHGSFRQIHFRHYLQATRERAGADPAAPEVRLVTVQGMIVDGRGEPGTAGGDRIAETLNAARRDDKVRAVVLRIDSPGGSVLASERIRRAVVALQDAGKPVVASMATQAASGGYWIAMDADAIYAYDATITGSIGVFGLWMSVSDALEKVGIGSDGVGTTPVAGALRPDRPLGEDMARVLQSGVEHAYGRFIAGVATGREMPEAAVERVAQGRVWSGQQALERGLVDALGGLREAADRAAELAGLEADHYRLTPPSAPRPGVFSMLQHLSGGILSLADTFGAQALLAGWARDALPGSDAAALLAAWPADPAGRYALCECRVTAGGLPASQGALPGPR from the coding sequence GTGAGTGCAGAATCGAGCCAGAAGGGCCCGCTGAGACGGTTCGCGGCGCGCATCAGCGCCATCTTCCTGTTCATCTACCGCACGCTGTTCCTGATCAGCATCATGCTCGGCATGGTGCTGGCGTGGCTGATCTGGAGCGGCGGACCGAGCGTCCAGGTCGAGGACAATGTCGGCCTGGTGATCGCCCCCACCGGCGCGCTGGTCGAGAAGGTCGAGGCCGACCCGTTCCAGCAGGCGCTGTCCCAGTGGGCCGGGGAGCCTCCCGCGCAGACCGCCATATCGGACGTGGTCGATGCCTTCGACCGGGCCCGCGAGGACGACCGCATTCCCTTCGTGGTGCTCAAGCTCGACGAGCTCGGCAGCGCCGGCATCGCCGCCATCGACGAGATCGCGCGCGCCGCCCGGCGCTTCCGGGATGCCGGCAAGAAGGTCTACGTCTGGGCCGACAGCCTCACGCAGCCCCAGTACGGACTCGCCGCCCAGGCGGACGAGATCGCGCTCGATCCCTTCGGTGCGGTCTGGATCGAGGGCTACTCGGTCTATCCGAACTACTTCGCAGATCTCTTCGGCAAGATCGGCGTGGATATCGAGGTCTTCCGCGTCGGCGAGTTCAAGTCCGCGGTCGAGCCGTTCATCCGGAACGACATGAGCGATGCCGCGCGGCGCGCCAATGCCGCCTGGCTGGAGGTGCTGTGGAACGGCTACCTGCAGCGCGCGAGCCACGTCCGCGAGGATGTCGCCTCGGCGGTTCCCGAGCTGCTGTCCGCACTGCCGGAGCGCATCGAGGCCGCGGATGGCGACATCGCGGCGATGGTGCAGGACGCCGGCATCGTCGACCGGCTCGAGACGCTGGGCGCCTTCCGTTCGCGCATGGGCGAGACCGTGGGCATGGACGAGGACGGACACGGCAGCTTCCGGCAGATCCACTTCCGCCACTATCTCCAGGCGACGCGCGAGCGCGCCGGTGCCGACCCCGCGGCCCCCGAGGTCCGGCTGGTCACGGTCCAGGGCATGATCGTGGACGGTCGCGGCGAGCCCGGTACCGCCGGCGGCGACCGCATCGCCGAGACGCTCAACGCGGCCCGGCGCGACGACAAGGTGCGCGCGGTGGTGCTGCGCATCGATTCGCCGGGCGGAAGCGTGCTCGCTTCCGAACGGATCCGGCGCGCCGTCGTGGCGTTGCAGGACGCGGGTAAACCGGTGGTGGCCTCGATGGCCACGCAGGCGGCCAGCGGAGGCTACTGGATCGCCATGGATGCCGATGCCATCTACGCCTACGACGCCACGATCACTGGCTCGATCGGTGTCTTCGGGCTCTGGATGAGCGTATCGGATGCGCTGGAGAAGGTCGGCATCGGCAGCGACGGTGTAGGCACCACGCCGGTGGCCGGCGCCCTGCGTCCCGACCGCCCCCTCGGCGAGGACATGGCGCGTGTGCTGCAGAGCGGCGTCGAGCATGCCTACGGTCGCTTCATCGCCGGCGTGGCCACTGGGCGCGAGATGCCCGAGGCTGCGGTGGAGCGCGTTGCACAGGGCCGCGTCTGGAGCGGGCAACAGGCGCTGGAACGCGGACTGGTCGACGCCCTCGGCGGTCTGCGCGAGGCGGCGGACCGGGCCGCGGAGCTCGCCGGCCTCGAGGCCGACCATTACCGTCTGACACCGCCTTCCGCGCCACGCCCGGGCGTGTTCTCGATGCTCCAGCATCTGTCGGGCGGCATCCTGTCGCTGGCCGACACCTTCGGTGCGCAGGCCTTGCTGGCGGGCTGGGCACGCGACGCGCTGCCCGGCAGCGACGCCGCCGCGCTGCTGGCCGCGTGGCCGGCCGATCCCGCGGGCCGCTATGCGCTGTGCGAATGCCGCGTGACCGCCGGCGGGCTGCCGGCCTCGCAGGGGGCGCTGCCGGGGCCGCGATGA
- a CDS encoding peroxiredoxin: MSVLVGRQAPDFTAAAVLGDGSITESFKLSELRGKYAVLFFWPLDFTFVCPSEIIAHENRRGAFEERDVQLVGVSIDSQFTHFAWRNTPADKGGIGEVGFPMVADVQHEICRAYGIEHPQDGVAFRASFLIDKDGVVRHQTVNDLPLGRNVDDMLRVIDALQFHEKHGEVCPAGWQKGQEGMKADADGVASYLAKNASSL; the protein is encoded by the coding sequence ATGAGCGTACTCGTTGGGCGCCAGGCCCCGGATTTCACCGCAGCAGCCGTCCTTGGCGATGGCAGCATCACGGAGAGCTTCAAGCTGTCGGAGCTGCGCGGCAAGTACGCCGTGCTGTTCTTCTGGCCCCTGGACTTCACCTTTGTCTGCCCGTCCGAGATCATCGCGCACGAAAACCGTCGCGGCGCCTTCGAGGAGCGTGACGTGCAGCTGGTCGGCGTCTCCATCGACAGCCAGTTCACGCACTTCGCCTGGCGCAACACGCCGGCCGACAAGGGCGGCATCGGCGAGGTCGGCTTCCCGATGGTGGCGGACGTGCAGCACGAGATCTGCCGCGCCTACGGCATCGAGCACCCGCAGGACGGTGTCGCGTTCCGCGCGTCCTTCCTGATCGACAAGGATGGCGTCGTGCGCCACCAGACCGTCAACGATCTGCCGCTCGGCCGCAATGTCGACGACATGCTGCGCGTGATCGACGCCCTGCAGTTCCACGAGAAGCACGGCGAGGTCTGCCCGGCGGGCTGGCAGAAGGGTCAGGAAGGCATGAAGGCGGACGCCGACGGCGTCGCCAGCTACCTGGCCAAGAACGCGTCCTCGCTGTAA